In Janthinobacterium sp. J1-1, a single genomic region encodes these proteins:
- a CDS encoding IS110 family transposase: MFNLGIDVAKAKLDCALRLPNGKHRNKVVENNHKGFAALSEWLLKHDAGNPRVCMEATGTYWEGVAEYLAGLGMVVSVINPAQMKAFGASRMVRTKTDKVDAQLIADFAHERQPEPWTAPSPAAQALRALVLRLEAVQAMRLQETNRLDVAREADRQGIEDHIAWLDKEIKELIRAIKRHIDDDPDLRDKRELLDSIPGLGERTIPVLLSYYADTERFDNAKQAVAFAGLDPRQHESGSSVRGKPRMSKIGHSFLRKALYMPAMVTVYRTPWGQRFGQRLSAAGKAPKLIIGAMMRKLVHVAFGVLRSGKIFDPTLHNA; encoded by the coding sequence ATGTTTAATTTAGGAATCGACGTTGCCAAGGCCAAGCTGGACTGCGCACTGCGCCTGCCCAATGGCAAGCACCGTAACAAGGTAGTAGAGAACAATCACAAAGGATTTGCTGCACTGAGCGAATGGCTGCTCAAGCATGATGCCGGCAACCCGAGAGTATGTATGGAAGCGACTGGCACTTACTGGGAAGGGGTTGCCGAATATCTGGCCGGACTTGGCATGGTGGTCAGTGTCATCAATCCGGCACAGATGAAGGCCTTTGGCGCCTCGCGCATGGTGCGCACCAAGACCGACAAGGTCGATGCGCAGTTGATTGCCGACTTTGCCCATGAGCGCCAACCGGAGCCGTGGACAGCGCCGTCGCCCGCCGCGCAGGCACTGCGCGCCTTGGTGCTGCGCCTCGAAGCGGTGCAAGCGATGCGGTTGCAGGAAACGAATCGGCTCGACGTCGCTCGAGAAGCGGACCGCCAGGGTATCGAGGATCACATTGCCTGGCTCGACAAAGAAATCAAGGAACTCATTCGCGCCATCAAGCGCCATATCGACGATGATCCGGATTTACGCGACAAGCGCGAGCTGCTCGACAGCATCCCTGGCCTGGGTGAGCGCACGATACCAGTGTTGCTGTCGTACTATGCCGATACCGAGCGCTTCGACAACGCCAAGCAAGCCGTGGCGTTTGCGGGACTCGACCCGCGCCAGCACGAGTCAGGATCGAGCGTACGTGGCAAGCCACGCATGTCGAAGATTGGTCACAGTTTCCTGCGAAAGGCGCTGTACATGCCAGCCATGGTGACCGTATACAGGACACCATGGGGTCAGCGCTTTGGCCAGCGGCTCAGCGCTGCCGGCAAGGCACCGAAACTGATCATCGGCGCCATGATGCGCAAGCTGGTGCACGTGGCATTCGGCGTGCTCAGGTCGGGAAAAATATTTGATCCAACCTTGCACAACGCTTGA
- the queC gene encoding 7-cyano-7-deazaguanine synthase QueC, whose protein sequence is MLATDTALVLFSGGQDSTTCLAWALEHYSRVETIGFDYGQRHAIELTVRPGLLAKMREHSPEWNARLGEDHMIDLSLISAISDTAMTQDVEIVMQENGLPNTFVPGRNLLFMTVAATVAYRRGLTVLVGGMCETDFSGYPDCRDDTMKALQVALNLGMATRLKLETPLMWLDKAQSWDLAERLGGQSLVDLIRSDTHTCYLGERGQLHDWGYGCGTCPACALRANGYRQYIASKAALPVL, encoded by the coding sequence ATGTTAGCAACTGATACGGCACTCGTATTGTTTAGCGGTGGGCAAGACTCCACCACCTGCCTGGCCTGGGCCCTGGAGCACTACAGCCGTGTGGAAACCATCGGCTTTGACTACGGCCAGCGCCATGCGATCGAGCTGACCGTGCGCCCGGGCCTGCTGGCCAAGATGCGCGAGCACTCGCCCGAGTGGAATGCGCGCCTCGGCGAAGACCATATGATAGACCTGTCCCTGATTTCGGCCATTTCCGATACGGCGATGACGCAGGACGTGGAAATCGTGATGCAGGAAAATGGCCTGCCGAACACCTTCGTGCCTGGCCGCAACCTGCTGTTCATGACGGTGGCCGCCACCGTGGCCTACCGCCGCGGCCTGACGGTGCTGGTGGGCGGCATGTGCGAAACGGATTTCTCGGGCTACCCCGATTGCCGCGACGACACCATGAAGGCGCTGCAAGTGGCGCTGAACCTGGGCATGGCCACGCGCCTGAAGCTGGAAACACCGCTGATGTGGCTGGACAAGGCGCAAAGCTGGGACCTGGCGGAACGCCTCGGCGGCCAGAGCCTGGTCGACCTGATCCGCAGCGACACGCATACCTGCTACCTGGGCGAACGCGGCCAGCTGCACGACTGGGGCTATGGCTGCGGCACCTGCCCGGCCTGCGCGCTGCGCGCGAATGGTTATCGCCAGTACATCGCGAGCAAGGCGGCCTTGCCTGTACTGTAA
- a CDS encoding BamA/TamA family outer membrane protein, translated as MGQLTLAAAGGAILALPMAPARAQEAVAVPVPATPETAPATAPEAMADTPVEEPAAETAPVAPALQYDVRVNAPGDLDELLEKNLDLERFRGNPRMDREQLQRLVRDAPEQVKNLVATAGFYTPVVTVNVDTAGSRPVVTVDVEPGQPVTVDKVELELRGFDPTPPLAASEPYDTEGLKRSWGLKKGAIFRQSEWESAKRALLREVVQTRYPRAQLVDTQAVVDPETHKVSLLVILSSGPELRFGELRIEGLKRYDPSIIRNLNKIGPGDYYSESALQLYQARLQDTGYFASVEVSADMSTILGEQIEAGQAVQEGESVETAQASRGPAPQLPLVVRVTENKQQNVSAGIGFSTNTGNRAQLNYDNLNVWGTRFKSAITMETKKQAAHTNFYFPTTERGYNDSIGASFERSDISNEITAVSTIAAKRNWGGTNLERSLTFEFLSEDKTVVGLEQTRSKSLPLTYAITKRSLDSLLFPTKGYVINAQVGGALLPVLTDERFVRVSGKGVYYKPLGEKGELIVRGEMGALGSKEKKGVPAVYLFRAGGDQSVRGYAYQELGVKEGDATVGGRYLATASAEYQYWFKPKWAIAAFYDAGNSADSVKDALELKSGYGLGGRYKSPVGPINVDVAYGHAVHAYRLHFSLGFTF; from the coding sequence ATGGGGCAACTGACACTGGCCGCCGCCGGCGGCGCCATCCTGGCCCTCCCCATGGCCCCTGCGCGCGCGCAGGAGGCCGTTGCGGTGCCGGTTCCCGCCACCCCGGAAACGGCCCCGGCAACCGCTCCGGAAGCCATGGCGGACACGCCGGTTGAAGAGCCGGCCGCCGAGACCGCGCCCGTCGCGCCAGCCCTGCAATACGATGTGCGCGTCAATGCGCCGGGCGACCTCGATGAGCTGCTGGAAAAAAACCTCGATCTGGAACGTTTTCGCGGCAATCCGCGCATGGACCGCGAACAGTTGCAGCGCCTGGTGCGCGACGCGCCCGAGCAGGTGAAAAACCTGGTGGCCACGGCCGGCTTCTATACGCCCGTCGTCACGGTCAACGTCGACACCGCCGGCAGCCGGCCCGTCGTCACCGTCGATGTCGAACCGGGCCAGCCGGTGACGGTCGACAAGGTCGAGCTGGAATTGCGCGGTTTCGATCCGACCCCGCCGCTGGCGGCCAGCGAACCCTACGATACCGAAGGCCTGAAGCGCAGCTGGGGCCTGAAGAAGGGCGCCATCTTCCGCCAGTCCGAATGGGAGTCCGCCAAGCGTGCCCTGCTGCGCGAAGTGGTGCAGACGCGCTACCCGCGCGCCCAGCTGGTCGATACGCAAGCGGTGGTCGATCCCGAGACCCACAAAGTGTCGCTGCTGGTGATCCTCAGCAGCGGCCCCGAGCTGCGCTTTGGCGAGCTGCGCATCGAGGGCCTGAAGCGCTACGACCCGAGCATCATCCGCAACCTGAACAAGATCGGCCCCGGCGACTACTACAGCGAATCGGCGCTGCAGCTGTACCAGGCGCGCCTGCAGGACACCGGCTACTTTGCCAGCGTGGAAGTGAGCGCCGACATGAGCACCATCCTGGGCGAGCAGATCGAGGCGGGCCAGGCGGTGCAGGAGGGCGAGAGCGTGGAAACCGCCCAGGCCAGCCGCGGCCCCGCGCCGCAACTGCCGCTGGTGGTGCGCGTGACGGAAAACAAGCAGCAGAACGTCAGCGCCGGTATCGGTTTCAGTACCAATACGGGGAACCGCGCCCAGCTCAACTACGACAACCTGAATGTCTGGGGCACGCGGTTCAAGAGCGCGATCACGATGGAAACCAAGAAACAGGCGGCGCACACCAATTTCTATTTCCCCACCACCGAGCGCGGCTACAACGACAGTATCGGCGCCTCGTTCGAGCGCAGCGACATCTCCAACGAGATTACGGCCGTGTCGACCATCGCCGCCAAGCGCAACTGGGGCGGCACCAATTTGGAACGCAGCCTGACCTTCGAATTCTTGAGCGAGGACAAAACCGTGGTCGGCCTGGAACAGACGCGCAGCAAGAGCTTGCCGCTGACCTATGCCATCACCAAGCGCAGCCTCGACAGCCTGCTGTTTCCCACCAAGGGCTATGTGATCAATGCCCAGGTCGGCGGCGCGCTGCTGCCGGTGCTGACCGACGAGCGCTTCGTGCGCGTCTCCGGCAAGGGCGTGTACTACAAGCCGCTCGGTGAAAAAGGCGAACTGATCGTGCGCGGCGAAATGGGCGCGCTGGGCTCGAAAGAGAAAAAAGGCGTTCCGGCCGTCTACCTGTTCCGCGCCGGCGGCGACCAGTCCGTGCGCGGCTATGCCTACCAGGAACTGGGCGTGAAGGAAGGCGACGCCACCGTCGGCGGGCGCTACCTGGCCACCGCCAGCGCCGAATACCAGTACTGGTTCAAGCCGAAATGGGCGATTGCCGCCTTTTATGACGCCGGCAATTCGGCCGACAGCGTCAAGGATGCGCTGGAACTGAAATCGGGCTATGGCCTGGGCGGGCGCTACAAGAGCCCCGTCGGCCCCATCAATGTCGACGTGGCGTACGGCCACGCCGTCCATGCCTATCGTTTGCACTTTTCTCTGGGATTCACTTTCTGA
- a CDS encoding CHASE domain-containing protein, translating to MNRRASPLSSRSHRPQWVGPPLFAALVLTLGLGLSYGAWRAASDASEQQLRADFDFHVRELVGSISGRMRTYTDLLHGVQGLYASSTNVTREEFHAYLAVRDLARHYPGIQGVGYLPLLPGAQRAAHEAQARAQGFPGYVIQPPGARPAIAPITYLEPVSDSNLRAMGHDLLAEPARRAALEQARDTGQAAMTGKLQLLQDGGASASTTVYGFLLVMPIFDNGLAHDSVQQRRAALRAWVFAPFRMQDLMRGVGGEASRLLDLEIYDGDHLDAGARLYDSLPGMPVAPGRLASTQALTIAGHVWTVRVRALPAFDGDLLARPRMVAWTGLFVSLALALATWLLAASRYQAQRSLARANELAGQLEQGQASVLAMAEAAQRSQAMLRNILDSTLDGILVDSADGRIFTSNRRFRDLWQVPDTLDWQADSAALVLHVQSRLEEATPFLDARRHAPHGHREQRDLLHLRDGRVIEQYIRSMQLGNEQARLWTFRDISERSLAERRETTRRQVLEMLAIGAPLERVLESVVLGVQADHPAMVCSILLLDEHRHRLVLGAAPSLPAFFNLSSHGHGVDMLRGVHGVAALAVRSGQRISVPDLRAAETLPGEMELATQAGLQSCWAEPVRGGSGKLLGVLMAYHRQPLAPGASHLARLSEAAHLAGMAIEQAQVAQALRAGEARFRSLYDHAPVALWEQDWSAVREALDVIKQSEVQDLPAYFQQRPDELKRLAGLVTIIDANGAALAQVRANLDDQRRGKLGLAQNFDEAALPAFGAALLALAGGAHLYECESSFLRLDGAARQNELSLLVMPGHADSLDFVMVSSLDITERKRMNAELLQLATTDFLTGLPNRRHFMTALANEHARLQRELASVATVLMLDIDHFKRVNDEHGHAVGDVVLRHLGALICQALRKVDVPGRVGGEEFAILLPGTDMASAAVFAERLRARVADSSVSIDGGVLLCVTVSIGMAAMSGTDAGCDAVLVRADEALYRAKRGGRNRVEHHDGGGSGGVLSQFMAN from the coding sequence ATGAACAGACGCGCGTCGCCGTTGTCGTCCAGATCGCACCGCCCGCAATGGGTGGGACCGCCGTTGTTTGCGGCCCTGGTGCTGACCTTGGGACTGGGCCTGAGCTATGGCGCCTGGCGCGCCGCCAGCGATGCCAGCGAACAACAGCTGCGCGCCGATTTCGATTTCCATGTACGCGAACTGGTGGGCAGCATCAGCGGCCGCATGCGTACCTACACCGACCTGTTGCATGGCGTGCAGGGCCTGTACGCCAGCTCGACGAATGTCACGCGCGAGGAATTCCATGCCTACCTGGCGGTGCGCGACCTGGCCCGCCACTACCCCGGCATCCAGGGCGTCGGCTATTTGCCGCTGCTGCCCGGCGCGCAGCGCGCGGCGCACGAAGCGCAGGCGCGCGCGCAGGGCTTTCCCGGCTACGTGATCCAACCGCCGGGAGCGCGGCCGGCGATCGCGCCGATCACCTACCTGGAACCGGTCAGCGACAGCAACCTGCGCGCCATGGGCCATGACCTGCTGGCCGAACCGGCGCGGCGCGCGGCCCTGGAGCAGGCGCGCGACACGGGGCAGGCGGCCATGACGGGCAAGCTCCAGCTGTTGCAGGATGGCGGCGCCAGCGCCAGTACCACGGTGTACGGCTTTCTGCTGGTGATGCCGATCTTCGACAATGGCCTGGCGCACGACAGCGTGCAGCAGCGCCGCGCCGCCCTGCGCGCCTGGGTCTTCGCGCCGTTTCGCATGCAGGACCTGATGCGTGGCGTGGGTGGCGAGGCGTCGCGCCTGCTGGACCTGGAAATCTACGACGGTGACCACCTGGACGCCGGCGCCCGGCTGTACGACAGCCTGCCCGGGATGCCGGTGGCGCCGGGCCGGCTGGCCAGCACGCAGGCATTGACCATCGCCGGCCATGTCTGGACCGTGCGCGTGCGCGCGCTGCCTGCTTTTGACGGCGACCTGCTGGCGCGCCCGCGCATGGTGGCCTGGACCGGCCTGTTCGTCAGCCTGGCGCTGGCGCTGGCCACCTGGCTGCTGGCGGCCAGCCGCTACCAGGCGCAGCGTTCGCTGGCGCGCGCCAACGAACTGGCTGGCCAGCTGGAGCAGGGCCAGGCCAGCGTGCTGGCGATGGCCGAGGCGGCGCAGCGCAGCCAGGCGATGCTGCGCAATATCCTCGATTCCACCCTCGACGGCATCCTGGTCGACAGCGCCGATGGCCGCATCTTCACCTCGAACCGGCGCTTTCGCGACCTGTGGCAAGTGCCCGATACGCTCGACTGGCAGGCCGACAGCGCGGCGCTGGTACTGCATGTGCAAAGCCGGCTGGAAGAGGCCACGCCTTTCCTCGACGCGCGCCGCCATGCGCCGCACGGCCACCGCGAACAGCGCGACCTGCTGCACCTGCGTGACGGCCGGGTGATCGAACAATATATCCGCAGCATGCAACTGGGTAATGAGCAGGCCAGGCTGTGGACCTTCCGCGATATCAGCGAGCGCAGCCTGGCCGAGCGGCGCGAAACGACGCGGCGCCAGGTGCTGGAAATGCTGGCCATCGGCGCGCCGCTGGAGCGGGTGCTGGAAAGCGTGGTGCTGGGGGTGCAGGCCGATCATCCGGCCATGGTCTGCAGCATCCTGCTGCTCGACGAACACCGGCATCGCCTGGTGCTGGGCGCGGCACCCTCGCTGCCGGCGTTTTTCAACCTGTCCAGCCATGGCCATGGCGTCGACATGCTGCGCGGCGTGCATGGCGTGGCGGCGCTGGCCGTGCGCAGCGGCCAGCGCATCAGCGTACCCGACCTGCGCGCGGCCGAAACACTGCCGGGAGAGATGGAACTGGCGACGCAGGCCGGCCTGCAGTCGTGCTGGGCCGAGCCGGTGCGCGGCGGCTCGGGCAAGCTGCTGGGGGTGCTGATGGCCTACCACCGCCAGCCGCTGGCGCCGGGCGCCTCGCACCTGGCGCGCTTGAGCGAAGCGGCGCACCTGGCCGGCATGGCGATCGAACAGGCGCAGGTGGCGCAGGCGCTGCGCGCCGGCGAAGCGCGTTTTCGCAGCCTGTACGACCATGCGCCGGTGGCCTTGTGGGAGCAGGACTGGTCTGCCGTGCGCGAGGCGCTTGACGTCATCAAACAGTCGGAGGTACAGGATTTGCCGGCGTATTTCCAGCAGCGTCCCGACGAACTCAAGCGACTGGCCGGCCTGGTGACCATCATCGACGCGAACGGCGCCGCGCTGGCGCAGGTCAGGGCCAACCTGGACGACCAGCGGCGCGGCAAGCTGGGCCTGGCGCAAAACTTCGACGAGGCGGCCTTGCCCGCGTTTGGCGCGGCGCTGCTGGCGCTGGCCGGCGGCGCCCACCTGTATGAATGCGAGAGCAGTTTTCTGCGCCTCGATGGGGCGGCGCGGCAAAACGAACTGAGCTTGCTGGTGATGCCGGGCCATGCCGACAGCCTGGACTTCGTGATGGTGTCCTCGCTCGATATCACCGAACGCAAGCGCATGAATGCCGAGCTATTGCAGCTGGCCACCACCGACTTTTTGACCGGGCTGCCGAACCGCCGCCATTTCATGACGGCCTTGGCCAATGAGCATGCGCGGTTGCAGCGCGAACTGGCCAGCGTGGCCACCGTGCTGATGCTCGATATCGATCATTTCAAGCGCGTCAACGATGAACACGGCCATGCGGTGGGCGACGTGGTGCTGCGCCACCTGGGCGCCCTGATATGCCAGGCGCTGCGCAAGGTCGATGTGCCGGGCAGGGTGGGCGGCGAGGAATTCGCCATCCTGTTGCCGGGCACCGACATGGCGTCGGCGGCCGTGTTTGCCGAGCGCTTGCGCGCCCGCGTGGCCGACAGTTCGGTCAGCATCGACGGTGGCGTGCTGCTGTGCGTGACGGTGAGCATCGGCATGGCGGCCATGAGCGGCACCGATGCCGGTTGCGATGCGGTACTGGTGCGCGCAGATGAAGCGCTGTACCGCGCCAAGCGGGGCGGACGCAACCGGGTGGAACATCATGACGGCGGTGGCTCTGGCGGGGTGCTGAGCCAGTTCATGGCCAACTGA